From the Cryptomeria japonica chromosome 2, Sugi_1.0, whole genome shotgun sequence genome, one window contains:
- the LOC131863463 gene encoding glycine-rich cell wall structural protein 1.8-like, whose product MTPYAQDRDKKPNLSRKSQKNGVWWLFGGAVASGWRIGGGQAELWWLGSSRVAARWRSNGWPEKRVGRATGAVGCRGQPGSRAEGGRKRQRGPGRRLGAAGGGGPGSRQCREAAASREAAAGRREGQELGAWRCSGARLGGGNGAKRSGGAKMGGARGTGICMADGGQRLGVAWPAGAGETAARAGEGRRDCRQGL is encoded by the coding sequence atgactccgtatgcccaagatagagacAAAAAACCAAACCTCTCCAGAAAAAGCCAAAAAAATGGAGTCTGGTGGCTCTTTGGTGGtgcggtggccagtgggtggcgcaTCGGTGGCGGCCAGGCGGAGCTCTGGTGGCTGGGCAGCAGCCGGGTGGCGGCTCGATGGCGGAGCAATGGCTGGCCAGAAAAAAGGGTCGGGAGGGCCACTGGGGCGGTGGGCTGCAGGGGGCAACCGGGGAGCAGAGCGGAGGGTGGCCGGAAGCGGCAGCGGGGGCCAGGAAGGAGGCTGGGGGCTGCAGGCGGCGGCGGGCCAGGCAGCCGGCAGTGTAGGGAGGCGGCGGCCAGTAGGGAAGCAGCAGCCGGGCGGCGGGAAGGCCAGGAGCTGGGCGCTTGGCGATGCAGCGGGGCCAGGCTAGGCGGCGGCAACGGAGCCAAGCGGAGCGGCGGGGCCAAGATGGGCGGCGCGCGGGGGACCGGGATCTGCATGGCCGACGGGGGCCAGAGACTAGGAGTTGCATGGCCGGCGGGGGCCGGAGAAACAGCGGCGAGGGCCGGAGAAGGACGAAGGGACTGCCGGCAGGGACTGTAG